Part of the Wolbachia endosymbiont of Ctenocephalides felis wCfeJ genome, GCACTCGTAACCGCTATATTTTACTGACACAATATAGCGGTTACGAGTGCATTTTTCTTTACAAATGCACGTAGTACATGTCATTCTTTATATCGTAATTAAGTATATGATTAAAAAAGGAGTATTCCCTTGAGTTTGTTTAGTCACCTTTATAAAGGCTTATTGAAGACTTCTTCGCGCTTTAGCGATGGAGTAAAGAGTATTTTTTCTGGCAAAAAAAAATTAGATCAGTCGCTTTTAGATGAGCTGGAAGAGCTGCTAATTAGCATGGATATCGGTCATAAAACTTCTAAGTTGATTATCGATAGACTTACAAGCATCAAATTTGACAAAGAAGTTGAATATAATGTTATCACACAGCAGTTAATGGGCGAAATAGAATCGATATTAAACCCTGCTGTGCAACCGCTAATTTTAAACAAAAAACCACATGTAATTATGGTATGCGGAGTGAATGGTAATGGTAAAACCACAACAATAGGCAAGCTCGCGTATAAGTATAAGGAGATGGGAAAGTCCGTTATGCTTGTTGCGTGCGACACATTTAGAGCTGCTGCTAGTGAACAGTTAAATATCTGGGCAGAGCGTTCTGGTTGTTCTATTATTACTGGAGAGCACGGGGCTGACTCTGCGAGTGTGGCATATAGAGCTGTAAGTCAGGCTATAAAAGATAACGTTGATGTTGTTCTGATTGATACAGCAGGCAGGCTACAAAATAACGTAAATCTTAT contains:
- the ftsY gene encoding signal recognition particle-docking protein FtsY, producing the protein MSLFSHLYKGLLKTSSRFSDGVKSIFSGKKKLDQSLLDELEELLISMDIGHKTSKLIIDRLTSIKFDKEVEYNVITQQLMGEIESILNPAVQPLILNKKPHVIMVCGVNGNGKTTTIGKLAYKYKEMGKSVMLVACDTFRAAASEQLNIWAERSGCSIITGEHGADSASVAYRAVSQAIKDNVDVVLIDTAGRLQNNVNLMEELSKIYRTIKKLDGTAPHDVILVLDATTGQNAYSQLEAFSKMVNVTGLIVTKLDGTAKGGVVIGLAEAYKVKLHAIGIGEGIEDLKEFTSKEFAEALFNCD